The window GTCCTGCAGGGCCAACGGGTCTGTGGGATTCCGCGGACTTTTTTGAGGTAGCGCCCGTAGATATATACTGAACGGACCTGAAGCTCGAACCTGGTTGTTGCAAGGTCAAGGGTGATCACAATATCCGGGTTCTCAAAATCCACTTCTTTTTTAACCAGTTCTGCAATTCGCTTGCCTACTTCCCGGTTAAGCTCGGATTTCAACTGCTCGGCATAGGCAGTCCCTGCCTCAGCCCATAGGATCTCTTCGTTTTCACTCAGAAGCCCGCTGACCTTTGTCCCCACGAGGAAGGTGGAGTACTCAAGACCTTCGAGAGCTTTTGCAGCTTTTTCTGCCCACCCATCCAGTTTTTTGAACTGGTCAAGGCAGACCCAGCACTGCTCATCTTCACCTTCGATTCGGAGAGTTGTCCTTGCACGGGCACTGCAGGGAACAAGTTCCTTTAAGAGTGAGTCGTCATTTTCACTTTTGTAAATACGGTCCCCTTCAAGGACAAGAGCGAGTTTCATTGCCTGCCCACGCTCTCTGTTGCTGAGGCCTGTGGATAATTTTGCAAACTGACGGCCCATGCAGTGGTCACAGATAGGGCCTTCGTGCAGAATCTTTTTTGAAATTTCAAGTACATCCATTTTGTTTCACTTTCTCTAAGCTCTTTGTTCGGGAAATAGACCCTGGGAATGGATAATTTAAAGGTGATATTGAAATCTGATATTGAAATCTGATATTGAAATCTGATATTAAAGGTGATGTGCAAATTTAAGGCACGTTTCCTAAAAGGTAAATCAGGATAAGTTTCTATCCTGATAGAGGGAAATGGGATATAACTTTTTGGATAAAAACCCGATCCAAAAATCGCAGCTCAGTCCTCAGCCTCGGAGTTTGCTCCACCTGGAATTTCTCCCCTTTCCGCTTCAACCCTGTCCAGTTCGTTGTGGATAAGGGTTATGCAGTGGTTGGAGTGGAGGGAAATGGGGCCAACAGAGATAATCTGTGCTCCTGCTTCAAAAAGCTGTTTTTCCTCTTCTTCGGTAACCCCGGTGTGGTCCCCCAGAATAAAAACAGGGTCCCGGATTTCACCGGCAAGTTCTCTGATATCCTTGCCATCTTCTCTAAGATAGAGCAGGGTCCTCCCGTCAAAAGCCGCCAGCAGGGACTTTAAGTCTCCTTTACGAATCCAGACGCCAGGCGTGGACCGGGTATCCAGTTCGGTTGCATTTTTCAGGAGAGCTTTACTGATAAGTGAACCACTGCTTCTTTCGTCCGGGTTCAGGTATCTCAGGTGGAGCCCTTCAAAACGGATTATTTTTCCGGGTTCAGGCTCCCCCAGAAGAAGCAGGTGAACATTCACATCCCTGCGCATTCCGAAAGAGAGAAAAAGGGCAGAGCTTACGCAGCGGCAGAGTATATCCATTCTTCCTGCCGACCCGGGAAGGTCGT is drawn from Methanosarcina lacustris Z-7289 and contains these coding sequences:
- the trmY gene encoding tRNA (pseudouridine(54)-N(1))-methyltransferase TrmY, whose protein sequence is MRDIIIIGHKAMTSGDFSLNDLPGSAGRMDILCRCVSSALFLSFGMRRDVNVHLLLLGEPEPGKIIRFEGLHLRYLNPDERSSGSLISKALLKNATELDTRSTPGVWIRKGDLKSLLAAFDGRTLLYLREDGKDIRELAGEIRDPVFILGDHTGVTEEEEKQLFEAGAQIISVGPISLHSNHCITLIHNELDRVEAERGEIPGGANSEAED